The following proteins come from a genomic window of Verrucomicrobiia bacterium:
- a CDS encoding YgiQ family radical SAM protein encodes MAVLNRKTEGAIHPLPVSAAEMHFRGWGEVDILIVTGDSYIDHPFMEAALVGRVLEAAGFRVGILPQPDWKLAEAFTALGKPKLFYLITAGNLDSMAANYTPSRTRQKEDPYSHGGHIGLRPDRASLVYAHRAREGGGGVPVVLFGLEASLRRLSHYDFWEERVRRPVLFDAKADMVIYGPPEKTALELARRMQAGEKISEIRDLPGTAFKQKRIGNDFLELTPYQELVQCRHSFLKSFSRYAENYFSPSPQPAAQLVVDWYLVENPPVAPFETETVDSFYDLPFTRKPHPLYKGELIPIASVLEQTIVAVRGCSAPPAVCPSAFHFRSLMEVRSLDSIKKEAERIASAESFSGQLSIVGGY; translated from the coding sequence TTGGCGGTTTTAAATCGAAAAACCGAGGGTGCCATTCACCCCCTGCCTGTAAGTGCGGCCGAAATGCATTTCCGCGGCTGGGGGGAAGTTGACATCCTCATCGTAACCGGCGACTCCTACATCGACCACCCCTTTATGGAAGCGGCCCTGGTCGGGCGCGTTTTGGAGGCCGCCGGATTCCGCGTGGGCATCCTTCCCCAGCCGGACTGGAAATTGGCCGAGGCGTTTACCGCCCTGGGAAAGCCGAAGCTTTTCTATTTAATCACCGCCGGAAATTTGGATTCCATGGCGGCCAACTACACCCCCAGCCGCACCCGCCAGAAGGAAGACCCCTATTCCCACGGCGGACACATCGGCCTTCGGCCGGACCGGGCCTCCCTCGTCTATGCCCACCGGGCTCGGGAGGGGGGCGGGGGCGTTCCCGTCGTTCTCTTTGGGTTGGAGGCCTCGCTGCGCCGCTTGTCCCATTACGACTTTTGGGAGGAGCGGGTGCGCCGTCCCGTTCTCTTCGATGCCAAGGCGGATATGGTAATCTACGGCCCGCCGGAAAAAACGGCGCTCGAGCTGGCCCGGCGGATGCAGGCGGGCGAAAAAATCAGCGAAATCAGAGACCTCCCCGGTACGGCCTTCAAACAAAAAAGGATTGGGAACGATTTTCTGGAACTGACCCCCTATCAGGAACTGGTTCAGTGCCGGCATTCCTTTTTGAAAAGCTTTTCCCGTTACGCGGAAAATTATTTTTCCCCCTCCCCCCAACCGGCCGCGCAATTGGTCGTGGACTGGTATTTGGTGGAAAATCCGCCGGTCGCCCCCTTTGAGACCGAAACGGTCGATTCGTTTTACGATTTGCCCTTCACCCGCAAACCTCATCCCCTTTACAAGGGGGAACTGATTCCCATCGCGTCCGTTCTGGAGCAAACCATCGTCGCCGTGCGGGGCTGTTCGGCGCCGCCGGCGGTCTGCCCATCCGCCTTTCATTTCCGCTCGCTGATGGAGGTGCGCAGTCTGGATTCCATCAAAAAGGAGGCGGAACGGATTGCCTCTGCGGAGAGCTTTTCCGGCCAGCTTTCCATCGTCGGCGGGTAT
- a CDS encoding FlgD immunoglobulin-like domain containing protein: LPRKSPVRLEVFNILGSIVKVLVEAEQSAGDYKVHWDGIDAEGKLLSSGIYIYRLKIENLSETKKMILVR; this comes from the coding sequence CGCTCCCTCGAAAATCTCCTGTTCGGCTGGAAGTATTCAACATTCTTGGCAGCATAGTGAAAGTATTAGTCGAGGCAGAGCAGTCCGCTGGTGACTATAAAGTGCATTGGGATGGGATTGATGCGGAAGGGAAATTGCTTTCAAGCGGAATTTACATCTACCGACTGAAAATCGAAAATCTAAGCGAAACGAAGAAAATGATATTAGTTCGATAA